The following proteins come from a genomic window of Patescibacteria group bacterium:
- the ligA gene encoding NAD-dependent DNA ligase LigA, with translation MTKKEAKKRIEKLKKVINYHRYLYHVLDRQEISDSALDSLKKELFNLEQEFPEFITPDSPTQRVGGKPLEKFEKVRHPKPMLSFNDAFSEKDIENWLERISKLLARREMSEIDFYCELKIDGLAIELIYQNEILKTGSTRGDGIIGEDITQNLKTIEAIPLRLRKNVKKSVVVRGEVFIPKKEFEKFKTVYANPRNLAAGSVRQLNPKITASRHLDSFAYDLITNFGETTHQEKHKILKTLGFKTNPYNKYCRNLSEVFKFHKEIQKIRKKIPYEIDGLVVIVDSNKIFEKLGVVGKAPRGAIAFKFPGKQATTIVEDIKVQVGRTGALTPVAYLKPVQIGGVTISRATLHNEDEIKRLGVKIGDTVIVGRAGDVIPDIIKVLPELRTGKEKEFKMPKRCPVCEGKIIRPEGEAVSRCLSPNCFAQKREYFCHFISKGAFDIEGLGSKIINQLIEEGLVSDPADLFELKEGDLLSLERFAEKSAENLIKAVQNRKEITLPRFIYALGIRNVGEETALDLAEHFEGLEKLQKASSEELENIKDIGPVVAKSIYGWFRQKKNIEFLRKLEKVGIIIKKQRTKNREQKLKNLNFVLTGSLGSMTRDEAKDRIRQLGGDISESVSKETDYVIVGSEPGSKYDKAKKLGIKTIDEQEFLKMIK, from the coding sequence ATGACAAAAAAAGAAGCAAAAAAACGTATTGAAAAACTCAAAAAAGTTATAAACTACCACCGCTATCTTTATCACGTTCTTGACCGTCAAGAAATTTCTGACTCAGCTCTTGATTCTTTGAAAAAAGAGCTTTTTAATTTAGAGCAAGAATTCCCAGAATTTATTACCCCGGATTCTCCAACCCAAAGAGTAGGGGGGAAACCATTAGAGAAATTTGAAAAAGTAAGACATCCCAAGCCAATGCTTTCTTTTAACGATGCTTTTTCTGAAAAAGATATTGAAAATTGGTTAGAAAGAATTTCAAAGCTTTTGGCAAGAAGAGAAATGTCAGAGATAGATTTTTATTGTGAGTTAAAAATTGATGGATTGGCAATTGAATTAATATATCAAAATGAAATTTTGAAAACCGGCTCAACTAGAGGAGATGGAATTATTGGAGAGGATATTACCCAAAACTTAAAAACCATTGAAGCCATCCCTTTACGTTTGCGAAAAAACGTTAAAAAATCAGTTGTTGTTCGGGGAGAAGTTTTTATCCCTAAAAAAGAATTTGAAAAATTCAAGACAGTTTATGCCAATCCCCGGAACTTAGCCGCCGGTTCGGTTCGTCAGCTTAACCCTAAAATTACTGCTTCTCGTCACTTGGATTCTTTTGCTTATGATTTGATTACAAATTTTGGCGAAACGACTCATCAGGAAAAACACAAAATTTTAAAGACCCTCGGTTTTAAAACTAATCCCTATAATAAATATTGCCGCAACTTATCAGAGGTTTTTAAATTCCATAAAGAAATCCAAAAGATAAGAAAAAAAATTCCTTACGAAATAGACGGACTAGTTGTTATTGTTGATTCAAACAAAATTTTTGAAAAGTTAGGAGTAGTTGGCAAAGCGCCGAGAGGAGCAATTGCTTTTAAATTTCCCGGCAAACAAGCTACTACTATTGTTGAAGATATCAAGGTTCAAGTCGGCAGGACCGGTGCTTTGACACCAGTTGCCTATCTAAAACCAGTTCAGATTGGAGGGGTAACAATTTCCCGTGCAACTTTACATAATGAAGATGAAATAAAACGATTAGGAGTGAAGATTGGAGACACAGTTATTGTCGGTAGGGCAGGGGATGTTATCCCAGATATTATAAAGGTTCTTCCAGAATTAAGAACCGGCAAAGAAAAAGAATTTAAAATGCCCAAGCGCTGCCCTGTTTGTGAAGGTAAGATAATAAGGCCAGAAGGAGAGGCAGTTTCTCGCTGCTTAAGCCCAAATTGTTTTGCCCAAAAAAGAGAATACTTTTGTCATTTTATTTCTAAAGGAGCTTTTGATATTGAGGGACTGGGTTCAAAAATTATCAACCAACTTATAGAAGAAGGTTTAGTTTCTGACCCGGCTGACCTTTTTGAATTAAAAGAAGGCGACCTTTTGTCTTTAGAGAGATTTGCTGAGAAATCAGCCGAGAATTTAATTAAAGCTGTCCAAAACAGAAAAGAAATTACTCTCCCAAGATTTATTTATGCTTTAGGGATTAGAAATGTTGGAGAAGAAACCGCTTTGGATTTAGCAGAACATTTTGAAGGTTTAGAAAAACTCCAAAAAGCCAGTTCGGAAGAATTAGAAAATATAAAAGATATTGGACCAGTGGTAGCAAAATCAATTTATGGTTGGTTTAGACAAAAGAAAAATATAGAATTTTTGAGAAAATTAGAAAAGGTAGGAATTATAATCAAAAAACAAAGAACAAAGAACAGAGAGCAAAAATTGAAAAACCTAAACTTCGTGCTTACAGGAAGTTTAGGTAGTATGACTCGAGATGAGGCAAAAGATAGAATTAGGCAATTGGGCGGAGATATTTCTGAATCAGTATCAAAGGAAACAGATTATGTAATTGTTGGTTCAGAACCTGGTTCAAAATATGATAAAGCTAAAAAACTAGGGATAAAAACAATAGATGAACAAGAGTTTCTAAAGATGATAAAATAA
- a CDS encoding DNA helicase UvrD, with amino-acid sequence MRFIADFHIHSKYSRATSKNIDLENLDKWAKLKGIKVLGTGDFTHPEWLKNLKEKLKPAEPGLYQLKNNPSTEPNLVEGSDAETRFVLTSEISCIYSKNGRVRKIHIIVFSPSFEICEKINTHLGWIGNLKADGRPILGLDAKELVKIVLGISQNCFIVLSHAWTPWFSIFGSRSGFDSLEECFEDYTKYIYAIETGLSSDPPMNWRLSALDKITLISNSDAHSCQKLGREANVFDTELSYPAIIEAIKAKDPAKFLYTIEFFPQEGKYHYDGHRACELRLSPQESKKYNNICPNCGRPLTLGVLNRVEELADRPSGFKPERAIPFRSLIPLEEIIADALGRTVGTKQVGLEYQNLIKKFGNEFEILLNTPYPNLEAVTLPEIAEGIIRVRQGNVQIEPGYDGVFGKIRIFSQEEQREISKQATLF; translated from the coding sequence ATGAGGTTTATAGCTGACTTTCATATTCACTCTAAATATTCCCGAGCGACTAGCAAAAACATAGATTTGGAGAATTTGGATAAATGGGCAAAACTCAAGGGAATAAAAGTTTTAGGAACAGGAGATTTTACTCATCCAGAATGGCTAAAAAACTTAAAAGAAAAACTTAAACCAGCAGAACCCGGCCTTTATCAACTAAAAAACAATCCATCAACGGAACCTAACCTAGTTGAGGGAAGTGACGCTGAAACTCGTTTTGTTTTGACTTCAGAGATCAGTTGTATTTACTCCAAAAATGGTAGGGTTAGAAAAATTCATATTATAGTTTTCTCTCCTTCTTTTGAAATTTGTGAAAAAATTAATACTCACTTGGGTTGGATTGGTAATTTAAAGGCTGATGGAAGACCAATTTTAGGATTAGATGCCAAAGAGTTAGTAAAAATTGTTTTAGGCATCTCCCAAAATTGCTTTATTGTCTTATCACATGCCTGGACTCCATGGTTTAGTATATTTGGTTCCCGTTCTGGCTTTGATTCTCTTGAAGAATGTTTTGAAGATTATACAAAATATATTTATGCTATAGAGACCGGGCTCTCCAGCGATCCTCCGATGAACTGGCGGTTATCTGCATTAGACAAGATTACTTTGATTTCAAATAGTGACGCGCATTCGTGCCAAAAGCTTGGTCGGGAAGCAAATGTTTTTGACACAGAGCTTTCTTATCCTGCAATTATTGAGGCGATAAAAGCAAAAGACCCAGCTAAATTTCTTTATACAATTGAGTTTTTTCCTCAAGAAGGAAAATATCATTATGACGGCCATCGGGCTTGTGAGCTGAGATTGTCTCCCCAGGAATCAAAAAAATACAATAATATTTGTCCAAATTGCGGCAGACCTTTAACGCTTGGAGTTTTAAATAGGGTAGAAGAATTAGCGGACAGGCCAAGCGGCTTCAAGCCAGAAAGAGCAATTCCTTTTAGAAGTTTAATTCCTTTAGAAGAAATAATCGCTGATGCTTTAGGGCGAACAGTGGGCACAAAGCAGGTTGGTTTAGAATATCAAAATTTAATAAAAAAATTTGGAAATGAGTTTGAAATTTTGTTAAACACCCCTTACCCAAATTTGGAAGCTGTCACTCTTCCAGAAATTGCCGAAGGCATAATAAGGGTCAGGCAAGGAAATGTTCAGATAGAGCCGGGTTACGATGGGGTTTTTGGAAAAATCAGGATTTTTTCTCAAGAAGAACAAAGAGAGATATCTAAACAGGCAACCCTTTTTTGA
- a CDS encoding pilus assembly PilX N-terminal domain-containing protein — translation MSKFSQRGVSLYLAIIIMVILLTIVLSVATILVGQLRMIKEMENSVIAFYAADTGIEEVLRVIIHDVGTPNPRYPLTGQTSVGDASYYVRVFLSGESDCNASLYCIKSVGTYKETRRAIEVEI, via the coding sequence ATGTCTAAATTTTCACAAAGAGGTGTTTCTCTCTATTTAGCCATTATAATAATGGTTATCCTTTTAACCATTGTTTTAAGTGTAGCTACAATTTTAGTAGGGCAGCTAAGGATGATAAAAGAAATGGAAAATTCAGTAATTGCTTTTTATGCAGCTGATACTGGAATTGAAGAAGTATTAAGAGTAATAATCCATGATGTCGGTACTCCTAATCCTCGTTATCCCCTAACCGGACAGACTTCTGTTGGCGACGCTTCTTACTATGTTCGAGTGTTTTTATCTGGGGAGTCTGATTGCAATGCTTCTCTTTATTGTATTAAGTCAGTTGGAACTTATAAAGAGACGAGAAGGGCAATTGAGGTTGAAATATAA
- a CDS encoding rod shape-determining protein RodA, which produces MIQHFKKLDWLLIISVLLLVGIGLLSIYSISLGKGDFLNFKKQIIFLGIGFILMLFLSSFDWRALRENPYFILVLYFLCLIFLLGLFFFAPEIRGVKSWYKLGAISFDPIGLTVLILIILLAKFFSMRNIEMYRLSHIFLSGLYVIFPFILISYQPNLGSALILVALWFGILVISGIKLRHFLILVLCGLLLLTLSWSFLLKEYQKERIISFLAPQIEPLGMSWSQTQAKIAIGSGGIFGQGIGKGSQTQYGFLSEPHTDFIFAAISEEFGLIGVAVLLLLFTILIWRIMKIAISAQSNFPRLFASGFTIVLISQIFIHIGMNLGILPVIGIPLPLVSYGGSSLIAIFIGLGILQSIKSH; this is translated from the coding sequence ATGATTCAGCATTTCAAAAAACTAGATTGGTTGCTTATAATTTCAGTGCTTTTGCTCGTTGGGATTGGCCTGCTTTCGATTTATAGTATTTCTTTAGGCAAGGGAGATTTTTTAAACTTTAAGAAACAAATAATTTTTTTAGGAATAGGGTTTATTTTAATGCTTTTTTTAAGTTCTTTTGATTGGAGAGCACTCCGGGAAAACCCTTATTTTATTTTAGTGCTTTATTTTCTTTGTCTTATATTTTTACTTGGGCTCTTTTTTTTCGCCCCCGAGATCCGGGGAGTAAAAAGTTGGTATAAATTAGGTGCTATTTCATTCGATCCGATAGGGTTAACCGTCCTTATTTTAATCATTTTATTAGCTAAATTCTTCTCAATGAGGAATATTGAGATGTATCGATTATCTCATATTTTTTTATCAGGTTTGTATGTTATATTTCCTTTTATTTTAATTTCTTACCAGCCAAATTTAGGTTCTGCTTTGATTTTGGTTGCTTTATGGTTCGGAATTTTGGTTATTTCTGGGATTAAACTAAGGCATTTTTTAATTTTAGTTCTTTGCGGCCTCTTATTATTAACCTTAAGTTGGTCATTTCTTTTGAAAGAGTATCAAAAAGAAAGAATTATAAGTTTTTTAGCGCCTCAGATTGAGCCCCTGGGAATGAGTTGGAGTCAAACTCAGGCAAAAATTGCTATAGGTTCTGGAGGAATTTTTGGTCAGGGCATAGGCAAGGGTTCTCAGACCCAATATGGCTTTTTATCCGAGCCCCATACTGACTTTATTTTCGCTGCTATTTCAGAAGAATTTGGCTTAATAGGGGTGGCGGTTCTTCTTCTTTTGTTTACGATTTTAATTTGGCGGATTATGAAAATTGCTATTTCGGCCCAGTCAAATTTTCCTCGGCTCTTTGCTTCGGGTTTTACGATTGTTTTAATCTCTCAGATTTTTATTCATATTGGCATGAATCTTGGGATTTTACCTGTCATTGGAATTCCCTTACCTTTGGTTAGCTATGGAGGAAGTAGCTTAATCGCAATTTTTATTGGATTGGGCATATTACAGAGCATAAAGAGTCATTAA
- a CDS encoding magnesium transporter yields the protein MDNKKFPLESAGRKMIEAVPLTYPGKRILDVEKMLFKKMKDLETINYIYVINKEKKLLGVFSIKEIFRRSGEVKVEEVMRKEVVKVRPYTDQERVAILALRNNLKSIPVVDKEDKFLGAVPSDIILDILHSENVEDFLKSTGIHSPFKKIFKGSPLFLAKIRIPWLILGLFGGIFAAQIINFFETPLKAHFILAAFIPLILYIASAVGAQTETLFIRNLVLDSQLEIKKYLLREIKTAFLMALILGGLLFLLSIFWFNSPYLIGIILGVSLFFTVLAAILIGIFVPWFLQRFKKDPAIGTGPFATIFRDILSLVIYFLITFFLLKFF from the coding sequence ATGGATAACAAAAAATTTCCATTAGAATCGGCCGGGAGGAAAATGATTGAAGCCGTTCCTCTTACTTATCCTGGGAAACGGATTTTAGATGTTGAAAAAATGCTCTTTAAAAAAATGAAGGATTTGGAAACCATCAATTATATTTATGTTATTAATAAAGAAAAAAAACTGCTGGGAGTATTTTCTATAAAAGAAATTTTTCGAAGGTCCGGAGAGGTAAAAGTGGAAGAAGTGATGAGAAAAGAAGTTGTTAAAGTAAGACCCTATACTGACCAGGAAAGAGTAGCAATTTTGGCTCTTAGAAACAACCTTAAATCTATCCCGGTGGTAGATAAAGAGGACAAATTTTTAGGAGCTGTTCCTTCAGATATTATTTTAGATATTTTGCATTCAGAAAATGTTGAGGACTTTCTAAAGTCAACCGGTATTCATAGCCCTTTTAAAAAAATCTTTAAGGGCTCTCCTCTATTTTTAGCTAAAATTAGAATCCCCTGGTTAATTTTAGGTCTTTTTGGGGGAATTTTCGCTGCCCAAATTATTAATTTTTTTGAAACTCCATTAAAAGCTCATTTTATTTTGGCAGCTTTTATTCCCTTAATTCTTTATATTGCTAGTGCTGTTGGCGCCCAGACCGAGACCTTATTCATTAGAAACTTAGTTTTAGATAGCCAATTGGAGATTAAAAAATATCTTTTAAGAGAAATTAAAACAGCTTTTCTAATGGCTTTAATTTTAGGTGGATTGCTTTTTCTCTTATCTATTTTTTGGTTTAATTCTCCTTATCTCATTGGAATTATTTTAGGAGTTTCTTTATTTTTTACTGTTTTGGCAGCAATTTTAATTGGGATTTTTGTTCCCTGGTTTTTGCAAAGATTTAAAAAAGATCCAGCTATTGGGACTGGACCTTTCGCCACAATTTTTCGTGATATTTTAAGTTTAGTAATTTATTTTTTGATTACTTTCTTTTTACTGAAATTTTTTTAG